Genomic DNA from Nitratidesulfovibrio vulgaris str. Hildenborough:
GAGCGCTCGTGCTGGCCAGAAGGCCGTCCTAGCCGGGGACGGGGCGACGTCTCCCGGTTGGTAGCCCCCGCGAAAAATGCACCAATGAAGGCAGCGGTGCCTTCGCGCCCAAGCCGTCCTCTGCAACGGCGACCATCCGGCCGTTCGGCCGTGCGGGGCGGGGCATGCTGCCGTGTCCGGTCTCCTCGGGGATGGTCATTCGCCGCGAGGCAGAGTGCCGACAGGTAACGGCCTTCCCCCTTCGTGCCCCTCAGGCAGTGAACAAGCCGAGCCGGGTGAACAGGTCGTGGCAATCGTCGGCCACATAGGTGGCACCCGCCTCGTGCAACAGTTCGCGTGACGTTTCGCCCGACGCCACTCCGGCGGTGAAAGCCCCTGCCCGTATTCCCGTCTCCACGTCCATGCGGTGGTCGCCGACCATCAGCGTCTCGTGCGGGCCCCGTTGCAGCAGTGCCAATGCCTCCAGCAGATGGCCCGGATGGGGCTTCACCACCTTCACGTCATCACGGGTGAGCAGGCAGCCGCAGTGTTCGTCCACGTCAGGGAACACGGTGCGCACAGCTTCCGGACAATTGCGGGTGATGATGCCGGTTGCGACACCGGCTGTCGTCAGCGCGGCAAGAAGGGGGCGCACGAACGGAAAGAGGCTTGTACGTCGTGCCGCTTCGACCTCGACAGCGCGGATGGCGTCGTGACCTGCCGCGAATGCGCGGTCAGCCTTCTGGGGTGCTGTCGCGGCCAGTGCGTCGTGCACGGTCTGTAGCCATTCCATCACCGGCAGGTCGGGGCGTGGTTCGGCCTGCGGCATGAACGGCACGACAGCTTCGGAGACGGCACGTCGCATGACCCCGAAGTCGAGTTCAGGGCGGGCGAGCGTCCCGTCGAAGTCGAAGACCACGGCCCCGAGGCGAGCACCTCCCGGCAGAAGTGGTGGCTTCGTCATTGTTGGCCTGCGAAGGGGAGCGACAGCGGGTCGTTGCCGGGCATCACCACGGTGTCGGGATGGAAGGCGAACCACGCGAACCACATCGACTCGACCCCGGGAATCTCGGGGAGTACGGCATCCTTGAGCTTGCCTTCGACGGCTTTGCCTTCCAGCGTCCATACGCTACCGGTCTCGCGGTCGCGCAGCTTGCCTTCGCGTATCTCGAAGGTCGTGGGGCGGCCCCATATGCGGGCGTCGAAGATGCGGATGATGCCCGCCCCCGGCGCGTAGACGGCGGCGATGGGGGTGATGCCCAGAGTCAGGTTGAGTACGCCCGCCTTGCGCACCGCATCAGGTTCGATGGCGGCGCGTGCTCCTTCGAAATCGATGCCTATGACCCGCTTCTTGAGCGGCAGACGCTTGTCCCGCTTCGGAACAGCATAGATGAGCTGGTCGTTGTCGTAGTAGGTTCCGGGCCTCAGATAGGAGCCGTAGGGGTCTTTTCCGTACGCTCGGCGCGACCCCAGCGGGTAGGAGAGGACGAGCGCGCGAGGCAGTGCGTTACGGGCGTGGCCCCATGTCGTCCGGTACAGGGGAATGCGTTCGAGCAGTTTCCCCTTCTGGGGGCCTTCGAACGCAAGGCCCAGCATCTGCGACCACAGACTCTCGGTGGTGCGGTCGAACATCACGGTGTTACCGTACAGAAGCCGGCCTTCGACCCCGAAGATGAGGGGCGTACGCCCGGTGCGGCTGCGGTAGGCTGTCGCCGTCCCGGTGATCGGGCTGTAGGTGATGCAGAACGGCTGGTCCTCGAGTAGTTCGTTGACCACCTCATGCCATACCATGATGCGCTGCGGATAGATGCGCGGGCCCCCCGGAAGGGGTACGATGAATACCGGGTCGATGTCGTCCAG
This window encodes:
- a CDS encoding HAD family hydrolase, giving the protein MTKPPLLPGGARLGAVVFDFDGTLARPELDFGVMRRAVSEAVVPFMPQAEPRPDLPVMEWLQTVHDALAATAPQKADRAFAAGHDAIRAVEVEAARRTSLFPFVRPLLAALTTAGVATGIITRNCPEAVRTVFPDVDEHCGCLLTRDDVKVVKPHPGHLLEALALLQRGPHETLMVGDHRMDVETGIRAGAFTAGVASGETSRELLHEAGATYVADDCHDLFTRLGLFTA
- a CDS encoding DUF3179 domain-containing protein, with protein sequence MLFLLALFAASVQAHAALPLTPEDLTAMGDALVRTPVQRDEIPALYRPRYVEAIDASLSLDDIDPVFIVPLPGGPRIYPQRIMVWHEVVNELLEDQPFCITYSPITGTATAYRSRTGRTPLIFGVEGRLLYGNTVMFDRTTESLWSQMLGLAFEGPQKGKLLERIPLYRTTWGHARNALPRALVLSYPLGSRRAYGKDPYGSYLRPGTYYDNDQLIYAVPKRDKRLPLKKRVIGIDFEGARAAIEPDAVRKAGVLNLTLGITPIAAVYAPGAGIIRIFDARIWGRPTTFEIREGKLRDRETGSVWTLEGKAVEGKLKDAVLPEIPGVESMWFAWFAFHPDTVVMPGNDPLSLPFAGQQ